One Natrinema longum genomic window carries:
- a CDS encoding nitrous oxide reductase accessory protein NosL yields MSDDELERRGLLGALGVGVATGIAGCLGGVRPGNDGNGDTDDEPPPQVYEPTIENVEDGPFEFPEGHRCAVCGMPATKYYGKGQLVHENGLAAVFDSPGCLFAYKVSSTPDSPIAGAWTTDYETADLIDATEAHFVLITDKEAAEDPMGIDPRPYAAREDAVAFLEGWEAEDLSPEEDIIVGLDDVDLELASIYRGTRLPDE; encoded by the coding sequence ATGAGTGACGACGAACTCGAGCGGCGGGGGCTACTGGGTGCGCTCGGGGTCGGCGTGGCCACGGGTATCGCGGGCTGTCTGGGCGGTGTCCGACCTGGGAACGACGGGAACGGCGACACCGACGACGAGCCGCCACCGCAAGTGTACGAGCCCACGATCGAGAACGTCGAGGACGGTCCATTCGAGTTTCCCGAGGGGCACCGCTGTGCGGTCTGTGGGATGCCAGCGACCAAGTACTACGGCAAGGGCCAGCTCGTCCACGAAAACGGGCTGGCGGCCGTCTTCGACTCGCCGGGGTGTCTGTTCGCCTACAAAGTATCGTCGACGCCGGACTCGCCGATCGCCGGTGCCTGGACGACCGACTACGAGACCGCTGACCTTATCGACGCGACCGAGGCCCACTTCGTTCTCATCACCGACAAGGAAGCGGCGGAGGACCCGATGGGGATCGATCCCCGTCCCTACGCCGCCCGCGAGGATGCCGTCGCCTTCCTCGAGGGGTGGGAGGCCGAGGACCTCTCGCCCGAGGAGGACATCATCGTCGGTCTGGACGACGTCGACCTCGAACTCGCGTCGATCTACCGCGGGACGCGGCTGCCCGACGAGTAG
- a CDS encoding DMT family transporter, which translates to MTVDFEATPTLALAVAVVATSTSAILVRWSDAPSSVAALYRVLFTTVLVAPLAVTRHRGAFAALSRRDLAGAVLAGVALAVHFAAWFASLERTTVAASVTLVQSQPIFVALGAGLFLGERIGRGTVAGIAVTIVGATAMSLGSVGRSGLADVTLRGNALAVLGAITVAGYVLAGRSIRQRVPVLPYVTVVYGVCVVTLFLLVGVQGHSYVGYSLREWLLFLGLAVGPGIVGHTVSNWALEHLESVVVSVAWLGEPVGATLLALVLLSEVPDAITVIGGVVVIVGIAVTTLERESSRGVDVSRS; encoded by the coding sequence GTGACCGTCGATTTCGAGGCCACGCCGACGCTCGCGCTCGCCGTCGCGGTGGTCGCGACGAGCACGAGCGCGATTCTGGTCCGCTGGAGCGACGCCCCCAGTTCGGTCGCGGCTCTCTATCGCGTGCTCTTTACGACGGTACTCGTCGCCCCGCTCGCCGTCACCCGTCACCGCGGGGCCTTCGCTGCCCTCTCGCGTCGCGACCTCGCGGGGGCCGTCCTCGCCGGCGTCGCACTGGCCGTCCACTTCGCGGCCTGGTTCGCGAGCCTCGAGCGGACGACCGTCGCCGCGAGCGTCACGCTCGTCCAGAGTCAGCCGATTTTCGTGGCGCTCGGGGCGGGACTGTTCCTCGGCGAGCGGATCGGCCGCGGGACGGTCGCGGGGATCGCTGTCACGATCGTCGGAGCCACCGCGATGTCGCTGGGGAGCGTCGGGCGGAGCGGCCTCGCCGACGTGACGCTCCGTGGGAACGCGCTCGCGGTACTCGGCGCGATAACCGTCGCCGGCTACGTCCTGGCCGGTCGTTCGATCCGCCAGCGCGTTCCCGTGTTGCCCTACGTGACCGTCGTCTACGGCGTCTGCGTCGTCACGCTGTTCCTCCTCGTCGGCGTCCAGGGCCATTCCTACGTCGGCTACTCCCTCCGCGAGTGGCTGCTCTTTCTCGGCCTGGCCGTCGGCCCCGGCATCGTCGGCCATACGGTGAGTAACTGGGCCCTCGAGCACCTCGAGTCGGTCGTCGTCAGCGTCGCCTGGCTGGGCGAGCCCGTCGGTGCGACCCTCCTCGCGCTCGTCTTGCTCTCGGAGGTCCCCGACGCGATCACGGTGATCGGCGGGGTCGTCGTGATCGTGGGAATCGCCGTGACGACGCTCGAGCGGGAGTCATCGCGAGGCGTCGACGTGAGTCGGTCCTAG
- the npdG gene encoding NADPH-dependent F420 reductase, with protein MRIALLGGTGDIGEGLALRFARDTSHEILIGSRDPEKARDAVAEYEDELETRGAQAEIKGFGNEMAADRADVVVLSVPPYYAGDTVEAVADSLDADSILVTPAVGMQGDEDGLHYHPPDAGSVTQLVAGRAPDDVPVVGAFHNLAADALSNLDNDLDLDTLVVADDDDAKETVLSVANEIEGLRALEAGPLANAAEVESVTPLVINIAKYNEGMHDVGVKWI; from the coding sequence ATGCGAATTGCACTACTTGGCGGCACTGGCGACATCGGCGAAGGACTCGCACTTCGGTTCGCACGCGACACGAGCCACGAGATCCTCATCGGCTCGAGGGATCCCGAGAAGGCCCGCGACGCGGTCGCGGAGTACGAGGACGAACTCGAGACGCGCGGTGCCCAGGCGGAGATCAAGGGCTTCGGAAACGAGATGGCGGCCGACCGCGCCGACGTGGTCGTCCTCAGCGTCCCGCCGTACTACGCCGGCGACACCGTCGAGGCGGTCGCCGACAGCCTCGATGCCGACTCGATTCTGGTCACCCCTGCGGTCGGCATGCAGGGCGACGAGGACGGACTCCACTACCACCCGCCCGACGCCGGGAGCGTCACCCAGCTCGTCGCCGGGCGGGCTCCCGACGACGTACCGGTCGTCGGTGCCTTCCACAACCTCGCGGCCGACGCCTTATCGAATCTGGACAACGACCTGGACCTCGACACGCTCGTCGTCGCCGACGACGACGATGCCAAAGAAACCGTCCTGTCGGTCGCAAACGAGATCGAGGGGCTGCGCGCACTCGAAGCCGGGCCACTCGCCAACGCCGCCGAAGTCGAGAGTGTCACGCCGCTGGTCATCAACATCGCGAAGTACAACGAGGGGATGCACGACGTCGGCGTGAAGTGGATCTAG
- a CDS encoding glycerophosphodiester phosphodiesterase → MVRPAVIAHRGYAGVAPENTVAAAQRAAAHEETAMLEIDVQPAACGTPVVVHDEHLAGSRDGRALTDATGLVWETPLEELRETRVLGTDATIPTLSELLAAVPETVGINVELKTPGTTDLRIGESLSPDERAQRRAMWQPFVERVVADCGAFDGDVLFSSFCEGAIAAFRETTTAYAAAPLLWDDLEAGLEIARRYDCEAIHPPRNAIAGTELTATAYAGLSDGAPEVDVLAAAHDEGRAVNVWTATNWIQFDDLAAAGVDGVVADYPGLAGRSSDR, encoded by the coding sequence ATGGTCCGTCCCGCCGTCATCGCACACCGCGGCTACGCCGGCGTCGCACCCGAGAACACCGTCGCTGCCGCCCAGCGGGCGGCAGCTCACGAGGAGACCGCGATGCTCGAGATCGACGTCCAGCCGGCGGCCTGCGGGACGCCGGTGGTCGTCCACGACGAGCACCTCGCGGGGAGCCGTGACGGGCGAGCGCTCACCGACGCCACCGGACTCGTCTGGGAGACGCCCCTCGAGGAACTACGGGAGACGCGGGTGCTGGGAACCGATGCCACGATCCCGACGCTGTCGGAGCTACTCGCGGCAGTTCCGGAGACGGTCGGCATCAACGTGGAACTGAAGACCCCCGGGACGACGGACCTGCGAATCGGCGAGTCGCTTTCCCCGGACGAGCGCGCCCAGCGACGGGCGATGTGGCAGCCGTTCGTCGAGCGCGTCGTCGCCGACTGTGGGGCCTTCGACGGCGACGTCCTCTTTTCGTCGTTTTGTGAGGGGGCAATCGCGGCGTTCCGGGAGACCACGACCGCGTACGCAGCCGCACCGTTGCTCTGGGACGACCTCGAGGCCGGCCTCGAGATCGCGCGTCGCTACGACTGCGAGGCGATCCACCCGCCGCGAAACGCGATTGCCGGGACGGAACTGACCGCGACGGCGTACGCAGGGCTGTCGGACGGAGCGCCCGAGGTCGACGTTCTCGCCGCGGCCCACGACGAGGGGCGGGCGGTCAACGTCTGGACGGCGACGAACTGGATCCAGTTCGACGACCTCGCAGCCGCCGGCGTCGACGGGGTCGTCGCCGACTATCCGGGATTGGCTGGGCGCTCGAGCGATCGGTAA
- a CDS encoding cbb3-type cytochrome c oxidase subunit I yields the protein MSELPPRTTIKRWLVTTNHKDVGILYLVTALFLLVAGGVLALVFRLHLWEAGGTGLLTNTEYNQAVSVHGLLMVFWFISPLGFAFANYVVPLQIGANDLAFPRLNALSYWFYLFSGILVLLSFFQGTSWANGWYMYAPLNVPIYNPGYSLTMGGNTTILALTLFVMSTTLSTVNFLTTIHTCRAEGLGLWNMPLFTWGTLLTVWMMLFAFAALLAALILMLTDRILLTQYFSSTGQGSSLLWGHLFWFFGHPEVYIVFFPALGIMLETVQTFTGRRLVGRKWVIIAMVLVAVQSFLVWMHHMFLTTINLPIKTLFMATTIGISLPFDLMVFAIIYTMVKGRVRFTTPFLFTLGALVLFIIGGITGVFLGAVVLDYEFRGTYWVVAHFHYVMVAGVTALIGGLYYWWPKITGKMYSERLGKLSFAVYFFGFNLLYFPMFIAWETPRRVFHYGEGAQLYHQLATVGAFVLGLSVLLVFVTLAKSLVSGPDAPDNPWAFARTAEWATTSPPPLENWPDRPSYATGRLEFVDDATATDGGATGHERVDHPEPLEAGHEDHASIWPFGIGIGMFVTFLGLSGLTPWVAEFATARGAEVSGVGSTTLVYPVLSVVGVGILLVTLFEYGRERFDAPEMAIAERWPFEGVGTTKTGVWFFLASDVVVFGAVIGAYVFMRLHTGWGEIEPVPPSEVIGLVNTYVLLTSSFTVILALVMAQREHKRGLLASLGATLVLGLTFLGIKGYEWGQEFAHDIYWFTELQYSMYFVTTGLHALHVILGLLIAGFMIYRVVSVDAYLRDHRPVEYFGLYWHFVDIVWVILFPLFYLM from the coding sequence ATGAGTGAGTTGCCCCCACGGACGACGATCAAGCGGTGGCTGGTGACGACCAACCACAAAGACGTCGGGATCCTCTACCTGGTGACCGCGCTGTTCTTGCTCGTGGCGGGCGGCGTGCTGGCACTGGTGTTTCGCCTCCACCTCTGGGAGGCCGGTGGTACCGGACTGCTCACGAACACCGAGTACAATCAGGCGGTTTCGGTCCACGGACTCCTGATGGTGTTCTGGTTCATTTCGCCGCTTGGCTTCGCGTTCGCGAACTACGTCGTCCCCTTGCAGATCGGGGCGAATGATCTCGCATTTCCGCGGCTAAATGCATTGAGCTACTGGTTCTACCTGTTTTCGGGGATTCTCGTCTTGCTCTCGTTCTTTCAGGGAACGTCGTGGGCCAACGGCTGGTACATGTACGCCCCGCTGAACGTGCCGATCTACAATCCCGGCTATTCGCTGACCATGGGCGGGAACACGACGATCCTCGCCCTGACGCTGTTCGTCATGTCGACTACCCTCAGTACGGTGAATTTCCTGACGACGATACACACCTGTCGCGCCGAGGGACTCGGCCTCTGGAACATGCCGCTGTTCACCTGGGGGACGCTGCTGACCGTCTGGATGATGCTGTTTGCCTTCGCGGCGTTGCTGGCCGCATTGATCCTCATGCTCACCGACCGTATCCTGCTGACGCAGTATTTCTCGTCGACGGGGCAGGGTTCGAGCCTGCTGTGGGGGCATCTCTTCTGGTTCTTCGGCCATCCGGAGGTGTACATCGTCTTCTTCCCCGCGCTGGGGATCATGCTCGAGACGGTACAGACGTTTACCGGACGCCGACTCGTCGGTCGGAAGTGGGTCATCATCGCGATGGTCCTAGTGGCGGTGCAGTCTTTCCTGGTCTGGATGCACCACATGTTCCTGACCACGATCAACCTCCCGATCAAGACGCTCTTTATGGCGACGACGATCGGGATCTCGTTACCCTTCGACCTGATGGTCTTCGCGATAATCTATACCATGGTCAAGGGTCGCGTCCGGTTTACGACGCCGTTTCTCTTCACGCTGGGTGCGCTCGTGTTGTTCATCATCGGCGGCATTACGGGCGTCTTCCTGGGTGCCGTCGTCCTCGACTACGAGTTCCGTGGCACCTACTGGGTCGTCGCTCACTTCCACTACGTGATGGTCGCGGGCGTCACCGCGCTGATCGGCGGGCTCTACTACTGGTGGCCCAAGATCACCGGAAAGATGTACTCCGAGCGGCTCGGTAAACTCAGCTTCGCCGTCTACTTCTTCGGGTTCAACCTGCTGTACTTCCCGATGTTCATCGCCTGGGAGACGCCCCGGCGTGTCTTCCACTACGGCGAGGGGGCACAGCTCTACCACCAGCTGGCGACCGTCGGGGCGTTCGTCCTCGGTCTGTCCGTCCTGCTCGTCTTCGTCACGCTCGCGAAGAGCCTGGTTTCGGGCCCCGACGCACCCGACAACCCGTGGGCGTTTGCCCGAACCGCCGAGTGGGCGACCACCTCGCCGCCACCGCTCGAGAACTGGCCCGATCGGCCCAGCTACGCCACCGGCCGCCTCGAGTTCGTCGACGATGCGACCGCGACCGACGGCGGGGCGACCGGCCACGAGCGAGTCGACCACCCCGAGCCCCTCGAGGCGGGCCACGAGGATCACGCGAGTATCTGGCCGTTCGGAATCGGGATCGGCATGTTCGTCACGTTCCTCGGGCTGTCGGGGCTGACCCCGTGGGTCGCCGAGTTCGCCACCGCACGCGGGGCGGAGGTTTCCGGCGTCGGTTCGACCACTCTAGTCTATCCCGTGCTCTCGGTCGTCGGTGTCGGAATCCTCCTGGTCACGCTCTTCGAGTACGGTCGCGAGCGGTTCGACGCCCCCGAGATGGCGATCGCCGAGCGGTGGCCCTTCGAGGGCGTCGGAACCACGAAAACCGGCGTCTGGTTCTTCCTCGCATCCGACGTCGTCGTCTTCGGTGCTGTCATCGGGGCGTACGTGTTCATGCGGCTCCACACCGGCTGGGGCGAGATCGAGCCCGTCCCGCCCTCCGAGGTGATCGGTCTCGTCAACACCTACGTCCTATTGACCTCGAGTTTCACGGTCATCCTCGCACTGGTGATGGCCCAACGCGAGCACAAGCGCGGCCTGCTGGCGTCGCTGGGGGCCACGCTGGTGCTCGGGCTCACGTTCCTCGGAATCAAAGGCTACGAGTGGGGACAGGAGTTCGCCCACGACATCTACTGGTTCACCGAACTCCAGTACTCGATGTACTTCGTGACGACGGGGCTGCACGCGCTCCACGTCATCCTCGGCTTGCTCATCGCCGGGTTCATGATCTACCGCGTCGTGTCCGTCGACGCCTACCTCCGGGACCACCGGCCAGTCGAGTACTTCGGGCTCTACTGGCACTTCGTCGACATCGTCTGGGTGATCCTGTTCCCGCTGTTCTATCTCATGTAG
- a CDS encoding Nif3-like dinuclear metal center hexameric protein: protein MELSRIVDRLDEELGTADYADLDASANGLQVGPDEGEIERVAVAVDGVRETFERAIEADADLLVVHHGLSWGGFDRVTGRTYDRIAPLIENDLALYVSHLPLDGHQELGNAAGVADLLGLEDRSPFGELGPEYVGQRGRAADPSAPDEVRERLEAGLDTGGQPVQHLDFGPDRIEDVAIVTGSGTDWLDDAVAADADALVTGEGKGKAYHEAQEAGIHVFLAGHYATETFGVRSLQELVGEWGLETTFLDVPTGL from the coding sequence ATGGAACTCTCGAGGATCGTCGACCGACTCGACGAGGAGCTTGGAACCGCCGACTACGCCGACCTCGACGCCAGCGCGAACGGCCTGCAGGTCGGGCCGGATGAGGGCGAGATCGAACGCGTCGCCGTCGCCGTCGACGGCGTCCGCGAGACGTTCGAGAGGGCGATCGAGGCCGACGCGGACCTGCTCGTCGTCCACCACGGGCTCTCGTGGGGCGGCTTCGATCGCGTGACGGGACGAACCTACGACCGGATCGCCCCCCTGATCGAAAACGACCTGGCGTTGTACGTCTCACACCTCCCGCTGGACGGCCATCAGGAACTGGGCAACGCCGCCGGCGTCGCCGACCTGCTCGGCCTCGAGGATCGATCCCCCTTCGGCGAACTCGGTCCCGAGTACGTCGGCCAGCGCGGGCGGGCAGCCGACCCCTCCGCGCCCGACGAGGTACGCGAGCGACTCGAGGCCGGCCTCGACACGGGCGGCCAGCCCGTCCAGCACCTCGATTTCGGCCCCGACCGGATCGAGGACGTGGCGATCGTCACCGGCAGCGGCACCGACTGGCTCGACGACGCCGTCGCGGCCGACGCCGACGCGCTCGTCACGGGAGAGGGGAAGGGGAAAGCCTACCACGAGGCCCAGGAGGCCGGGATCCACGTCTTCCTCGCCGGGCACTACGCGACGGAGACGTTCGGCGTGCGGTCGCTCCAGGAACTGGTCGGCGAATGGGGCCTCGAGACGACCTTCCTCGACGTGCCGACCGGACTGTAG
- a CDS encoding GNAT family N-acetyltransferase translates to MLEVRVAENEADRGAAFAVRREVFVEEQGVDEALEYDDHDSEATHLVAVDGDEAIGAARLRRLTDVADLEEPEAIDTDGAGDVGKVERVAVRRSRRGEGVGQALMDAAETCAESRGLGLLVLHAQTRVVGFYREHGYEQVGDEFEEAGIPHVEMRKRLQ, encoded by the coding sequence ATGCTCGAGGTACGAGTCGCGGAGAACGAGGCCGATCGGGGGGCTGCGTTCGCGGTTCGTCGCGAGGTGTTCGTCGAGGAACAGGGCGTCGACGAGGCGCTCGAATACGACGACCACGACAGCGAGGCGACGCATCTGGTCGCCGTCGACGGCGACGAAGCGATCGGAGCCGCGCGGCTTCGACGCCTCACGGACGTCGCGGATCTGGAGGAACCCGAGGCGATCGACACGGACGGCGCAGGCGACGTCGGCAAGGTCGAACGCGTCGCCGTCCGTCGTTCACGCCGGGGTGAGGGGGTCGGCCAGGCGCTGATGGACGCCGCCGAAACGTGCGCCGAATCGCGGGGTCTCGGACTCCTCGTGTTGCACGCTCAAACCCGCGTCGTCGGGTTCTATCGAGAGCACGGGTACGAACAGGTTGGCGACGAGTTCGAGGAGGCAGGCATTCCACACGTCGAGATGCGAAAACGACTGCAGTGA
- a CDS encoding cupin domain-containing protein, giving the protein MERVSLDDCEPSEAADGVHLALMAGTDSMNVQHFEIEPGAVVDEHSHPHEQTGFIVAGELVFLVDGTELVCEPGDSYAIPGDQPHAAENRGDETVRGIDIFSPPRENPSWQSD; this is encoded by the coding sequence ACTGCGAGCCGTCGGAAGCGGCTGACGGCGTCCACCTGGCACTGATGGCCGGCACCGACTCGATGAACGTCCAACACTTCGAGATCGAGCCCGGTGCCGTCGTCGACGAGCACAGCCACCCACACGAGCAAACCGGCTTCATCGTCGCGGGCGAACTCGTCTTTCTCGTCGACGGAACGGAACTCGTCTGCGAACCGGGCGATTCCTACGCGATTCCGGGCGACCAGCCCCACGCCGCCGAAAACCGGGGCGACGAGACCGTCCGCGGGATCGACATCTTCAGCCCGCCACGCGAAAACCCGAGCTGGCAGTCCGATTGA